Part of the Candidatus Omnitrophota bacterium genome is shown below.
AATATCTTTTTCATTTTATTCACCTCCTTTCATTTAATTAAATTTTGAAACAAAAAATGGAAACAATTTCTATAATCATAACAAGGTGATTGCCGCCTGTCAATAAATAAAATGCCGCCATCAAAAAAGTAAAATTATTGACAGGCAATCAATTGTGGTATAATTAATTGTCACCCCGCACTATAAGGCGCCCGGCGCAATAGGTATGCGCTTAGCATGCGCTTGTGCGCTAGCGCGGGTGTGCCCTTGTGGGCTAGGAGGCCGAAATGAATAAAATCTGCATTATTCTGCTGTTTATCGCCTTAAATCTCTTAGTTACCAATACTCCTGCCAAAGCAAACAATGATAATTCAAATCAACAAAAACCTCCTAGCGGCATGGAAATTATAACTGTCGGAGATGGTCAACAGTTAATTCTCCCTAAAGGGACAAAGATGCGTAAAATAGGCGCCCAATTAATTATTGAGGACAATGCCGAATACGTATCGGAACGAATTTGGGATTTAGAGAAGCGCATAAAGAGATTGGAATCAGCCAATGAAGAACTTAAAAAACAGATACAGGAATTGAAAAATCCAGCCCCCTAAGGTGCTTTACCTGCTTTTGTCGCCTTTTTTAACACAGAAACCCTGCTTAACTCAGAATCTATATTTTTGTTCAATTCGCTAAAATCGCTCCTTAATCTTTCTTTACAAACTTTCGTCTTAGGCTCAAGCGTTTGTGTTACTGCATCCAAACTCTTAATATTCAATTCGCTTGTGCTCTTGATTATCTTGAGCCAATTAATCAGATAATTGACAGCATCTTCATTGGGGATTTTTACACTGTTAAAAATCCCTACCATATAAAAATAAGCATCCAGCTGCATCATCGTCATAACAGAAGAATCCCACATACTGCTCATCAAGACTATATCTTTTGACTGTAGGAACAAGGCTTTTATCTGTTTTGATTCCAAGGATATTTTATTACGCATTTCAAAAAGACCATTCTCCAAAGCATAGCTGCGAACACTAAAAAATATAAATAAAATCAACAAAATTGAAATTTTCTTTTTCATCACTTCCTCCTCGCCATTCTGCCCCTTTATAAAATCAAAACTAAAGAGTAATTATTTTAGAGATAACCATACTGCAGATTGCTACACTGGATTCTTTAGCCTTTGGGCTGATCTGGCATTTTTCAATGGTTAAAAGCTCCTTAGAGTTTTCTATATTATACATGAAGCGGATTAATTGCTCCATCTGTGCTTCGCAGTTTAAATTTATCAAATATTTTTTTGATGCCCCTGTTTCTTTCATACTTGCAGGCTTCATGTCAACTAAATAAACCGAAGCTTTATCAGCGTAATTTTCAATCTCTTTCATTAAAGAAGCCGCCTGGTCTTCGCCGGATTCAGGAGTATTTAAGAAAGAGCTATATCTGGCATTTTCAGCTAAAATCCTATCCTTCTGAGCTAATATGCGTAAATTCTTCTTAACCTCCGATTCTTTCAATCGAATCTCTTTATCCAGGGATTTCATCCTAGAAAATACCGGAGATATTATTAAACGGTCCAAAACCACTAAAGAGATAAAGAAAATCACAACATAAAGAATAAATTTTTCTTTTTTAGGTAAACGCGTAAAAGCTGCATAAAGGGACGGGGCCTTAAACATCCTATTTTATCTAGCCTCCTTATTCAACAAAGCAGTTATTTCAAAATCTGTCAGATCCTTATAACCATCTTTTCTTTTTGTAGTATATTTAGTTTTAACATCTTGAAAATATTTTAATTTTTTCATGCTGTCAACGAATGAAAAAACTATGGACATCGACTCTGCGGTGCCCCTGACGGAAAATTTATCCTGCTCATCAAAACGAATATCATTTAGTTCTAAATCCAAGGGGCTGATATTGTGTAATTCGGTTAATGCCTCCAAGAAGAAACCGCGGCTGGATAGATAATTCCTTACTGTTTTTACCTTTAAAGATTCCTTTTCTAATTTTTGCGACTCTTGATCTAGTGTTTGATATTTATTACTTAACTCCTTAAGATATACGCTCTTAAAATAAATCTTGCTTAGCAATATAAAGAATAATAAAATAAAAATCGTAAGCGTAAAGACCCCTATCTTTATCAGGTCATTGCCTCTTTCCTCAAGCGACCTCTTTATTTTTATCTCCTCAGGGATAAAGCTGACCCGCATCTCTTCCAAGCTAAATAAAGGGGCAATTACATTTAGGAATGACGAATATCTGGTCTTAAACGCTGCCTTCAAGGGCTCATCCGGAATTATCAAATTACTCAAATAGGCTACTATCTTGACGGATAAATGCAAGTTATTATTTAAAATAGTCTCTACGTCTTTTAATTCTTCTATGGCGCCGGTCAAAAAGAGCGTTTTAGGATAACTCTCGATCTCCTCGGCCTGATAGGCCTCTAAAGACCTCTTTATTTCTTCTATAAATTTCACCACAAACTTTTCCTTTTCATCCAAAAGGCTGCGGGCGCCGATAGGAATGCTCCTTATGAATAAAACTTTACTTTTAAAAACAATGGAAAAATCTGTGCAGCTTTCATCGATATGGAGAATGCCTACCGGTGCGTTTTCAGTTTCAATTTTTAATATTCTAGAGATAGACCGGGCAAGCCCCTCAGGGGCAAGAAACACATTTGTTAATTTAAGCCCGGCTTTTTCCAGTATTTCAAATTGCCTTTTTATGACATTGCGCGCAACAATCACCAAAAGAATCTTGGTATAAGTATGTTTATAAGTGCATATATCAATATAATCACTGATTATTTCTTCCCGGGAATACGGAGTATGCCGGGGCGCCTGTAAATCTATGATCTTCTTTATGACACCGTGGTCGATAGATGGTATCTCGATATTTTTAGTCAAGATCAAATGTGACGCAACGGTATTGACAATATTGGCATCTTTTACCGTTAAATTATTAAAACAAGCACGGATGACTTTAGAAATTTCGGCATCAGGCAGGCCGGTAATATCGCAGCTTTTGATATTAACTATCTTTCTTTTATTAGCAAGGCCTCTGGCGTGGACAAGCTTTAAAGTATTGGAACTAAAATCTATCCCGACAAAATCCCGTTTGCCGTTATCAGCCAAAAATTTTAATCTTCCGATATTCATTCCCAACATACCTTAAGACTCCCGCCAATATAGTATATTTCCGTTACGGTTAATCACGCAAATCAATTCCACGGTATCT
Proteins encoded:
- a CDS encoding GspMb/PilO family protein: MFKAPSLYAAFTRLPKKEKFILYVVIFFISLVVLDRLIISPVFSRMKSLDKEIRLKESEVKKNLRILAQKDRILAENARYSSFLNTPESGEDQAASLMKEIENYADKASVYLVDMKPASMKETGASKKYLINLNCEAQMEQLIRFMYNIENSKELLTIEKCQISPKAKESSVAICSMVISKIITL
- the pilM gene encoding pilus assembly protein PilM; this encodes MNIGRLKFLADNGKRDFVGIDFSSNTLKLVHARGLANKRKIVNIKSCDITGLPDAEISKVIRACFNNLTVKDANIVNTVASHLILTKNIEIPSIDHGVIKKIIDLQAPRHTPYSREEIISDYIDICTYKHTYTKILLVIVARNVIKRQFEILEKAGLKLTNVFLAPEGLARSISRILKIETENAPVGILHIDESCTDFSIVFKSKVLFIRSIPIGARSLLDEKEKFVVKFIEEIKRSLEAYQAEEIESYPKTLFLTGAIEELKDVETILNNNLHLSVKIVAYLSNLIIPDEPLKAAFKTRYSSFLNVIAPLFSLEEMRVSFIPEEIKIKRSLEERGNDLIKIGVFTLTIFILLFFILLSKIYFKSVYLKELSNKYQTLDQESQKLEKESLKVKTVRNYLSSRGFFLEALTELHNISPLDLELNDIRFDEQDKFSVRGTAESMSIVFSFVDSMKKLKYFQDVKTKYTTKRKDGYKDLTDFEITALLNKEAR